The DNA window TCTCAGAAGTCAAATAACAGGGAGGGGTGCTTTTGCTGCTTGGCACCTAACACAGGTGGGCAGCTCATTTACAGTGGGTGCTCTGTGAACCACAATGCACAGCAGGTTGCCCAGGATCCTTGGTGCTGTGAGCTGGGGCTCCCCCTGAGACCTCTGCCCTGGGTGGGTGGTCAGGCACGTGAAAGGCTTGGAACAGATAGAGTAGAGACAGGCCATTCATTGTGCCATAGGCAGAGCCGTGGGCAGTTGGTACCAGCCTTCCATCCCTGATTGCCAAAATGACCCTCACCCACACCTACCCTTGCAGCTAGAGGTCACAGCAGATCTGGCAGAGAGGCGAAGGATCCGCTCAGCCATCCGGGAGCTGCAGCGGCAGGAGCTGGAACGCGAAGAGGAGGCTCTGGCATCTAAACGCTTCCGTGCAGAGCGGCAGGACAACAAGGAGAACTGGCTGCAGTGAGTGGCAAGGTTCAGGGTGGGGGTTACATTGGAAATGCATGTGGGAAGGGAAGAATGCACCAGGGCTCAACTTGTGTATAGGAAGGTGTGAATACAGGTATGTCTATCATCATGGACATATTTATGGTGATGTCCTAGCCTCACTGGTGTGGACAGCCTGTCTAAGCGTGTGGTATTAGTTCCCATATCCAGGGGCATTTGTGTATCACTGTATAGCCAGAGAGTCTGCATAGGCAGCTACATATCCTACTGTCAAGGTTCTGGGTACCCTGTCCTGACCCTCCCTTTAACCCACATCCTCCATGACCTGGCCTTGGCAATGATAGCTACAGTCATAATATCTTTGCAGCTCTCAGCAGCGGGAAGCTGAACAGCAGGCTGCCCTCACACGACTGGCAGGGAGGCTGGAGTCTATGAATGATGTGGAAGAGTTGACCACACTGGTATGGCCCAGGGCAGGGGATGGGGACAGGACTGGGACAGGGCAGGTGAAGCACCTTGACTCCCCAGCCTAAAACCCATGACCTGCCTCTCATTCTCAGCTGCGAGGTGCTGGTGAGTACGAGGAACGCAAACTGATCCGAGCTGCCATCCGCCGTGTACGGGCTCAGGAGATTGAGGGTATGTGCCCTTTCCTGGCTCCACCACTGCCCTGCTGTGTGCTGCCTACAGCACCTCCCAGCCACTCGCCTGACACTTGCCTCTGCCCTTCCAGCCGCCACTGTGGCTGGGAGGTTGTACAACAGGCATTCCAACAGTGGCTCTGGAGAAGACAGCAAGGGGCGGGCAGCATACAGGCTGGAACAGCATAAGGTAAGGCGCACGGCCATAGTAGAAGGGGGGGCTCAGTATCTTGTGCCCACAGATGCCAACATTACAGAGCTCCTGTTTGTCTCCTACACTGGTATTTGACTGTTAAGGGAGGACCCCAGGCTGTGTTTGCAGACACTGGAGCTCTCAGACCTCTGCCCATTCTCTCAGGCAAATTCCAGCCACGTGTCCTCTACACCAGACTTAGTTTCTATCCAGGCCTTCCTCTCAAAGCCAACCTATCTACACTGATCCCAAGTTTCTTCCCCTTCCCCATTACCACTTTTATTGATACATAGGTACCTCTCCTATCTTCATTCCTACTTTCTAACCCCATTCCTGCCATCCAGCCTGCACCTAGCAGCCAGAGGGATCTCACAGAAATGCAAACCTGACCCTGATGATGTTACCTCCCCTCCTTAAACCCATTCCAGGCTGCCCCTTACCCTCCAGACAGCCTGCATCCTTACCTTGATTCACCCAGGCCTGCGTGTCAGATCCTAGCAAACTGTTGGAATACTGTTCAGTCAGAGCTATCTGTTCTCCAGGAGTGCTGGTAAAGTCAGGCCATGTAGATTCCCTAAATGACCAGCAGAGGCCGCTGGGTCACCGGTCCGGGCAGGTTTCTCTACCTACTCAATGATTAAATAGGCTGAGTGAGGGTCAAGGGCCTTTGCTCCAGGGATCTATTAGGGCCAGGAATCCCCAACAGGTCTTCTGCCATTCCCAACCACTGACATTAGGATCTGGTCCTCTCTGAACCACCTTTGGCTAGGCAATGCCGAGAGGCTGGAAAGTAAGGATCAGAGATAGCCCCATTCTTGTGCAGGTGTCCACAGGAAGCTGTGTTCAGCTCCTCTACTTTGCATGCCCTTGCCTTGGGCACCTGCCAGCCTTTCCCTCCATGGGTGGGGATAGCACTCAAAGTAGGAAAGTCTTGGTTGAATCCTATGGGTCCCCCACAGGTATCAGAAGTCAAGGAACAGGATCAGCAGGCAGAGGTCCCAGAGCCAACCCCAACTCCCGAGGGGACCAGCCAGGATATAACCACAGTGACACTCCTGCTGAGAGCCCCACCTGGGGGCACGCCTAGCTCATCAGCCTCATCCAACAGTTCACCTACCACTGCTTCTCCTGAGCCTCCACTGGAGCCTGCTGGAACCCAATGCCCTGCTGCCGAGGCTCCAGGCAGCCCTGAGGCACCTTCTAGCTCTTCGGGAACCCCTAGACCTGATTCCCCCGAGTCGCCAGCCACCCTCAGCACTGAGGGGCAGGTGGTCACCAAGGTGAGTCTGGAACAGGAATGGGATGCCAAGCAAATGAGATCCATCTGGAATCAGCCCTGCTTATATCGTGTCTCCTTGCAGCTCCTGCCTGGGCCCACAAAGCCTCCTGCCACCCAGAGCCCCACCAGAAGTCCTTCCAATACAAAAAGAACAGGTGAGGGTTCCATCAGGGATAGCTACAGGCATCTGCCTTTCCCTGCCCCAGACTCCCTTTCCCTGACTGTAGAATGCACTGATGACTGGATAGCTGCAGCCTCCTCAGGTTTAGGCAATCCCTGACTGCCCCTGAGGTGTCCCCGCCCCTGGCCAGGCCCACCCCTGCCACCCATGGCCAGAGACCTCCCTGCAGCCTTGAAAGGCAACGGGCCTCAGGCACATTCTTTTTCCCAATAAGGGAGTGCGCCCATCTCCCAGCCAGAGCCATGGGCAGTGCTGGCCAGGGGGGCTGTCCCCTATCCCCATCAGCAGGGAGGATCTAGACACCATTCCTCCAGCCCAGGTTTAGCCCTGGCCTCCAGAAGTGTCCTAAGTCACCCTGGGGTCAGGGTAGGAGGCAAGGGAAGTGACTGCCTATGGGAGAGATGTGGCTGAGTAGGAAGGCCTTAGCACTGGATGATACAGGAGGGGGTGGGGAAGTTTGAGGTACACAAAGGGGTTGAGAGGCTAGGGAGATGTAGAGGAGGGGAATATAAGAAATGGATCCCCTCCAttcacttttctttctcttcccgGGCATGGCTGCTACCTACTCTTGAACCTGCCAGATCTGGCTAGCCCCCGACCCTGCCAACGCTCCGTATCTGTGCTGAGCCCCCACCAGCCAGCCCAGAACCAaggtactacctattctcagcaccccaggatctGGGAAGTCCCTGTCCCATTTAGCCACTAACTGCCCTCCTGTCCCTTCTAGAGTCCACTCCCCTTGCCAGCGGACCTTCTCCATTCCAGCGGGCTGGCTCTGTGAGGGACCGCGTTCGCAAGCTCACATCCAATTCTCCTACAGCTGCCAGGCTCCAGGATGGCCCAACCCGGGCAGCTTTAGGTTCCCAGACTCCCACAAAGCTCCTGGGCTCCTCCTTCATCAGCACCACCCCTGCTGCCTCCTCTAACAGCTCCTCCTCTCAGGGCCCCAGTGACACCTCCTCCCAGTTCAAGCAAAGAGGAACAGCCCAGCCCCTGGCCCAGCTTCGGAGCTGCCCCCAAGAGGAGGGCCCCAAGGGGCGGAGCTTGGCTGCCAGGTCCCTTGAAAACAGAGCAAGGGGGCCTGTGGCCTGTTCAGAGGAACCCAGTACCCAGCTGCCTGTGGCCATCGGTATTGCTGAGCCAGGGAGCAGTATGAAGACTACATTCACCATCGAGATCAAGGATGGCCGTGGCCAGGCCTCCACAGGCCGGGTGCTGCTGCCCACAGGCAACCAGAGGGCAGGTAGGCCTCCCCACCATCTCCCCACTGCTGGGGGTGAGTGCCTGAAGTTACCCAGCTCTGCACAGAGGACAGGTGCTGTGTCCAAGGCTCAGGGTATCTCCAAAGGGTGCGCTGGGAACAAGAGCGCCACCAACCTTGGTTGGCACAACCATCATCCCACCAGTTCCTGACAGCAGCCCTTCTCCCTACCCAGAACTGACACTGGGGCTGCGGGCGCCCTCCACACTCCTCAGCACCAGCAGTGGGGCTAAGAGCACCATCACCCATGTCAGCAGCCCTGGGACCCTGTCGCGCTTGGGCAGTGTTACTCATGTCACCACCTTCAGCCACGCTTCCCCTGGTAGCCGAGGAGGCTGCAGCATTAAGGTGAGCTCTTCTTCATCCCACCAGCTCACCATCCATCATGTCAAACTGCTTAAGGTCATAGGGATTGCAGGTTTTCTCTCCTTCCCCTCTGTATATAcctagaaactgaggctcagagaaggaaAGTTGTTACAGTTGTTACAGCAGATCCCTTAGCCAGTTGGTGACCAAGCTAAGACCAAATTCTAGTGTATCAGCCACCGGGCATACCAAAAGCTCATTTAATACTGATCTTAAGCTTCCTACTTGCTGATCTCTGATCTTTAGTCCAGAATTTGTTGATTTCATTCCTAATGAACAGataggaaaactgaggctcagagaggatgTTAGGTCTTTGCCCCCCTTTCTGTGGCAGCCCAGTGACCCTGTTCCCATCCAACACTAGACATCAGTCCTGAGGTGTAGAGCTGTTCATGAGCTGATCCAAGATCAGCCTGACCCATTAGAAGATTAGAGATTAGTGATTAGCATCTGCGTCAACCTTCCTGTGGGGGATGGGCAGAAGCATTGATGGGGGACAGACAGGAGGGGGAGTGGGCACCAGTCGGCGAGGCAGCAGCCTAGCAGGTGCCACGGGAACTGAATACACTGCATCCTTCCATTATTCATTCCTAAGCCTGAGATCAACTGGCTAGGAGCTCATTTGGGGAAGGGATCCTCAGCAGGCCACCCAGCTGCCCAGGTAATACCCTGTATGCCTAACCAGAAACTGGATGGGGCTTTGGTTGAGATGAGATGGCTATAGCCAGCTCTGTGTCTTCTCAGAAATGACAGGGAAAGAGTCAAGACAATAATTCATCTTTGTCCAACATCAAGACCAGTGCTATCTGCTAAGAAATTGGGGTGGGATGTCAGGAGGGAGTGGTTGTAGCTGAGACCCTTGAGTGGATAGAAGATGCTACAGTGAAAGTTGGATCTTGCACTGCCAACTCACCTCAGTGTCCCCATATAGGGGAATCAGATAGCATATCTGTAATGAACTTGCTTAAAATTTGTGATTGGACCTGAGCACCATGGGCAGGCTAGGGTCCATTTATCTCAGGGCTATAACACTTATTACAGTTGTTAAAGCAGGTTGCTCAAAGTCCAGTCTTCTTGTGCCTCCATTTTCCCCATCTGTCCAAGGATTTCTAAAATGAAATCGCATGAGGGCAAAGGCATATTGGCTCTAGAGTCTAGCAAATAGATCCTTACAGTTAATGTATATGGTGGTTCGAATAGCCCTATTCCCTGctccctgcctcagtttcctcatgtgtgaggcatgggATCCTGGTctcattcagaacacatgcagccTTGCTGTGCTTGTAGTCTGTGATCTGTGCGGGGCCAGGGCCAGGCCTGGCGGTCAGCCTACTTGGACAGGCCACCCCTCCCCCATTGTCCCCACTACAGAGGAGCCCAGAATAGGTTTCTATTTGGGCTGCAGCTCCAGCTGGCTGGTGGTGAGCTGGGAGGCCGGCAGGGGCGGGGCAGGCCTGCTGCCCTTGCCTTCGCCCTCCGATCAGCAGCAAAGACTCTGATTCTGCCAGCCATAGGCAGCAGTCCCTGCTACTGTCCCCTATTACACCCCTTAGAGTTTTATCCCGCACTATGCCGGGGGTACCAGGGCCTGGGCCTGAGATGGCTGCAGCCCTCGAGGAACGGTTGGGCAAGGCTTTGGAGGAGCTGCAGGCGGTGGCTGAGGCAGGCCGGGCGGCAGTGACCCAGGCAGCTGAGGCAGCTGTAGCCGCCATGGAGCCGGTGGCCCAGACAGCTGAAGAGTTGCGGGCTGAGACAGCGGCACTGAGCCGGCGGTTGGATGCCTTGAGCAGGCAGGTGGAAGTGTTGAGCCTTCGGCTGGGGGTCCCTCTTGTTCCGGATCTTGAGCCTGAGCTGGAGCCCAGTGAGCTGCTCCTGGCTGCTGCGGACCCCGAGGCCCTCTTCCAGGCAGCTGAGGATGCCGGGACCCCAGTGGCCCACCCGCCTGCCTTCAGCACCCGCCGCTGCTCCTCTGCCGGTCCCACCCACAGCAGCAGTCTTGTAAGTCCCTCTCAGCTGGTGGGAGTGGGTGGTTTTGAGGTAGGTCCTGCCTCTGCTAAGTGACCTTAGGTGTGCTATCAcctcctctgagcctcagtttacctatctatataggagactagGGTAATAGTGCTCCAAGATCAGGACAAGAGGGCGCCAGATTCACCCTGAGGCATATGCTCTCCGCAGCTGCCCTGGCATCCCCTGGCATGGCCATGGCcgagccccacccccacccccacactccAGCCAGGCTGAGCCTCCCTGAAACAGCTGCCACCTCAGCTCTCCTTACCATTATGGCAGATAGAGAGGCTCTGCCAGATAGGGAGAAACTGTATTAGTTGGGCTGGGGCCTTGACTTCAATAATAAGGAGATGTCTTGGGAAGAGTGGGAGTTAGGTCAGGACTGGAGGCCCTTAAAGGATGGTTTCTAGCAAGGGTGGGAGAGTGGGAGGAGGGATTTAGAAGAGAACTTCAGTGAGGTCTTGGCTTAGAGCAGCCCCAGTCAGATACCTTGTTAGGAGCCTGCAGGCCCTGATCCAACCCGCTTGGCAAAGGAAGATGGGATATGTGCCGCTTGGGTACTGACCCAGTGTCCCAGGTCTCAGGAGCTGCAGGATGCAAAAGAACTGTCCTGGGAAAGCGCTGGAAATAAAACAGCAAAAGGAACTCAAGTTCAGAAGTTATACTATCTTTATCTCAGATCCCAGGTTGCATCACATTTATAGAAGGACTATAAATCATTCAGCTGCCCTGAACCTCAGCTTTCCCTTCTGTTGAATAGGGACAATAAAATCCCTAGTGTTTATACAAATGCTTGTTATTGAATAGAAATCATTATTATGCCACTACCACTTGGGTTTAATATGATTATGGATACGTGGGAAAGCATACACCAAAACTATTAGTTTCTCTTCAGTGACTCTGACATCACCATGGCCATCCTGGAGCAGGCAGACTACTGGTTATTTCCAAGGCTGTGCCAGCAACCCCAGAATATGGCCCTCTGATCACTGTGGACATTGTGAGTTTCATCCTTACTTAAAGGCCATGCTTTCCCCCACCCCAAAGATGGAGCCAGAACCAGCGGAGCCCCCTTCTGCCGCAGTGAAAACAGCCAATGGTGCTGAGCAGACTCGGGTAGACAAAGTACCAGAAGGGCGGAGTCCTCTGAGTGCCGAGGATCTGATGGCCATTGAGGATGAAGGAGTCCTTGACAAGATGGTATAATGGATCTGGTGGGTTAGGGGTTGGTAGTAGGTGGGAACGTGCCAGTAGACAATGACACCTTTATTTGCAGCTGGATCAGGCCACAGATTTTGAGGAACGGAAGCTCATCAGGGCTG is part of the Callospermophilus lateralis isolate mCalLat2 chromosome 1, mCalLat2.hap1, whole genome shotgun sequence genome and encodes:
- the Smtn gene encoding smoothelin isoform X4, whose protein sequence is MADEALAGLDEGALRKLLEVTADLAERRRIRSAIRELQRQELEREEEALASKRFRAERQDNKENWLHSQQREAEQQAALTRLAGRLESMNDVEELTTLLRGAGEYEERKLIRAAIRRVRAQEIEAATVAGRLYNRHSNSGSGEDSKGRAAYRLEQHKVSEVKEQDQQAEVPEPTPTPEGTSQDITTVTLLLRAPPGGTPSSSASSNSSPTTASPEPPLEPAGTQCPAAEAPGSPEAPSSSSGTPRPDSPESPATLSTEGQVVTKLLPGPTKPPATQSPTRSPSNTKRTDLASPRPCQRSVSVLSPHQPAQNQESTPLASGPSPFQRAGSVRDRVRKLTSNSPTAARLQDGPTRAALGSQTPTKLLGSSFISTTPAASSNSSSSQGPSDTSSQFKQRGTAQPLAQLRSCPQEEGPKGRSLAARSLENRARGPVACSEEPSTQLPVAIGIAEPGSSMKTTFTIEIKDGRGQASTGRVLLPTGNQRAELTLGLRAPSTLLSTSSGAKSTITHVSSPGTLSRLGSVTHVTTFSHASPGSRGGCSIKMEPEPAEPPSAAVKTANGAEQTRVDKVPEGRSPLSAEDLMAIEDEGVLDKMLDQATDFEERKLIRAALRELRQRKRDGSGSTTVQTKTFSSSSSSKKMGSIFDREDQASPRPGSLAALEKRQAEKKKELMKAQSLPKTSASQARKAMIEKLEKEGATGSPGGPRAAVQRSTSFGVPNANSIKQMLLDWCRAKTRGYEHVDIQNFSSSWSDGMAFCALVHNFFPEAFDYGQLSPQNRRQNFEVAFSSAEMLVDCVPLVEVEDMMIMGKKPDPKCVFTYVQSLYNHLRRHELRLRGKNV
- the Smtn gene encoding smoothelin isoform X2 — translated: MADEALAGLDEGALRKLLEVTADLAERRRIRSAIRELQRQELEREEEALASKRFRAERQDNKENWLHSQQREAEQQAALTRLAGRLESMNDVEELTTLLRGAGEYEERKLIRAAIRRVRAQEIEAATVAGRLYNRHSNSGSGEDSKGRAAYRLEQHKVSEVKEQDQQAEVPEPTPTPEGTSQDITTVTLLLRAPPGGTPSSSASSNSSPTTASPEPPLEPAGTQCPAAEAPGSPEAPSSSSGTPRPDSPESPATLSTEGQVVTKLLPGPTKPPATQSPTRSPSNTKRTDLASPRPCQRSVSVLSPHQPAQNQESTPLASGPSPFQRAGSVRDRVRKLTSNSPTAARLQDGPTRAALGSQTPTKLLGSSFISTTPAASSNSSSSQGPSDTSSQFKQRGTAQPLAQLRSCPQEEGPKGRSLAARSLENRARGPVACSEEPSTQLPVAIGIAEPGSSMKTTFTIEIKDGRGQASTGRVLLPTGNQRAELTLGLRAPSTLLSTSSGAKSTITHVSSPGTLSRLGSVTHVTTFSHASPGSRGGCSIKMEPEPAEPPSAAVKTANGAEQTRVDKVPEGRSPLSAEDLMAIEDEGVLDKMLDQATDFEERKLIRAALRELRQRKRDQREKERERRLQEARARPGEARSNTATETTTRHSQRAADGSTVSTVTKTERLVHSNDGTRTARTTTVESSFVRRSENGSGSTTVQTKTFSSSSSSKKMGSIFDREDQASPRPGSLAALEKRQAEKKKELMKAQSLPKTSASQARKAMIEKLEKEGATGPGGPRAAVQRSTSFGVPNANSIKQMLLDWCRAKTRGYEHVDIQNFSSSWSDGMAFCALVHNFFPEAFDYGQLSPQNRRQNFEVAFSSAEMLVDCVPLVEVEDMMIMGKKPDPKCVFTYVQSLYNHLRRHELRLRGKNV
- the Smtn gene encoding smoothelin isoform X3, which encodes MADEALAGLDEGALRKLLEVTADLAERRRIRSAIRELQRQELEREEEALASKRFRAERQDNKENWLHSQQREAEQQAALTRLAGRLESMNDVEELTTLLRGAGEYEERKLIRAAIRRVRAQEIEAATVAGRLYNRHSNSGSGEDSKGRAAYRLEQHKVSEVKEQDQQAEVPEPTPTPEGTSQDITTVTLLLRAPPGGTPSSSASSNSSPTTASPEPPLEPAGTQCPAAEAPGSPEAPSSSSGTPRPDSPESPATLSTEGQVVTKLLPGPTKPPATQSPTRSPSNTKRTDLASPRPCQRSVSVLSPHQPAQNQESTPLASGPSPFQRAGSVRDRVRKLTSNSPTAARLQDGPTRAALGSQTPTKLLGSSFISTTPAASSNSSSSQGPSDTSSQFKQRGTAQPLAQLRSCPQEEGPKGRSLAARSLENRARGPVACSEEPSTQLPVAIGIAEPGSSMKTTFTIEIKDGRGQASTGRVLLPTGNQRAELTLGLRAPSTLLSTSSGAKSTITHVSSPGTLSRLGSVTHVTTFSHASPGSRGGCSIKMEPEPAEPPSAAVKTANGAEQTRVDKVPEGRSPLSAEDLMAIEDEGVLDKMLDQATDFEERKLIRAALRELRQRKRDQREKERERRLQEARARPGEARSNTATETTTRHSQRAADGSTVSTVTKTERLVHSNDGTRTARTTTVESSFVRRSENGSGSTTVQTKTFSSSSSSKKMGSIFDREDQASPRPGSLAALEKRQAEKKKELMKAQSLPKTSASQARKAMIEKLEKEGATGSPGGPRAAVQRSTSFGVPNANSIKQMLLDWCRAKTRGYEHVDIQNFSSSWSDGMAFCALVHNFFPEAFDYGQLSPQNRRQNFEVAFSSAETHADCPQLLDTEDMVRLREPDWKCVYTYIQEFYRCLVQKGLVKTKKS
- the Smtn gene encoding smoothelin isoform X5 — protein: MADEALAGLDEGALRKLLEVTADLAERRRIRSAIRELQRQELEREEEALASKRFRAERQDNKENWLHSQQREAEQQAALTRLAGRLESMNDVEELTTLLRGAGEYEERKLIRAAIRRVRAQEIEAATVAGRLYNRHSNSGSGEDSKGRAAYRLEQHKVSEVKEQDQQAEVPEPTPTPEGTSQDITTVTLLLRAPPGGTPSSSASSNSSPTTASPEPPLEPAGTQCPAAEAPGSPEAPSSSSGTPRPDSPESPATLSTEGQVVTKLLPGPTKPPATQSPTRSPSNTKRTDLASPRPCQRSVSVLSPHQPAQNQESTPLASGPSPFQRAGSVRDRVRKLTSNSPTAARLQDGPTRAALGSQTPTKLLGSSFISTTPAASSNSSSSQGPSDTSSQFKQRGTAQPLAQLRSCPQEEGPKGRSLAARSLENRARGPVACSEEPSTQLPVAIGIAEPGSSMKTTFTIEIKDGRGQASTGRVLLPTGNQRAELTLGLRAPSTLLSTSSGAKSTITHVSSPGTLSRLGSVTHVTTFSHASPGSRGGCSIKMEPEPAEPPSAAVKTANGAEQTRVDKVPEGRSPLSAEDLMAIEDEGVLDKMLDQATDFEERKLIRAALRELRQRKRDGSGSTTVQTKTFSSSSSSKKMGSIFDREDQASPRPGSLAALEKRQAEKKKELMKAQSLPKTSASQARKAMIEKLEKEGATGSPGGPRAAVQRSTSFGVPNANSIKQMLLDWCRAKTRGYEHVDIQNFSSSWSDGMAFCALVHNFFPEAFDYGQLSPQNRRQNFEVAFSSAETHADCPQLLDTEDMVRLREPDWKCVYTYIQEFYRCLVQKGLVKTKKS
- the Smtn gene encoding smoothelin isoform X1, whose amino-acid sequence is MADEALAGLDEGALRKLLEVTADLAERRRIRSAIRELQRQELEREEEALASKRFRAERQDNKENWLHSQQREAEQQAALTRLAGRLESMNDVEELTTLLRGAGEYEERKLIRAAIRRVRAQEIEAATVAGRLYNRHSNSGSGEDSKGRAAYRLEQHKVSEVKEQDQQAEVPEPTPTPEGTSQDITTVTLLLRAPPGGTPSSSASSNSSPTTASPEPPLEPAGTQCPAAEAPGSPEAPSSSSGTPRPDSPESPATLSTEGQVVTKLLPGPTKPPATQSPTRSPSNTKRTDLASPRPCQRSVSVLSPHQPAQNQESTPLASGPSPFQRAGSVRDRVRKLTSNSPTAARLQDGPTRAALGSQTPTKLLGSSFISTTPAASSNSSSSQGPSDTSSQFKQRGTAQPLAQLRSCPQEEGPKGRSLAARSLENRARGPVACSEEPSTQLPVAIGIAEPGSSMKTTFTIEIKDGRGQASTGRVLLPTGNQRAELTLGLRAPSTLLSTSSGAKSTITHVSSPGTLSRLGSVTHVTTFSHASPGSRGGCSIKMEPEPAEPPSAAVKTANGAEQTRVDKVPEGRSPLSAEDLMAIEDEGVLDKMLDQATDFEERKLIRAALRELRQRKRDQREKERERRLQEARARPGEARSNTATETTTRHSQRAADGSTVSTVTKTERLVHSNDGTRTARTTTVESSFVRRSENGSGSTTVQTKTFSSSSSSKKMGSIFDREDQASPRPGSLAALEKRQAEKKKELMKAQSLPKTSASQARKAMIEKLEKEGATGSPGGPRAAVQRSTSFGVPNANSIKQMLLDWCRAKTRGYEHVDIQNFSSSWSDGMAFCALVHNFFPEAFDYGQLSPQNRRQNFEVAFSSAEMLVDCVPLVEVEDMMIMGKKPDPKCVFTYVQSLYNHLRRHELRLRGKNV
- the Smtn gene encoding smoothelin isoform X8 — its product is MADEALAGLDEGALRKLLEVTADLAERRRIRSAIRELQRQELEREEEALASKRFRAERQDNKENWLHSQQREAEQQAALTRLAGRLESMNDVEELTTLLRGAGEYEERKLIRAAIRRVRAQEIEAATVAGRLYNRHSNSGSGEDSKGRAAYRLEQHKVSEVKEQDQQAEVPEPTPTPEGTSQDITTVTLLLRAPPGGTPSSSASSNSSPTTASPEPPLEPAGTQCPAAEAPGSPEAPSSSSGTPRPDSPESPATLSTEGQVVTKLLPGPTKPPATQSPTRSPSNTKRTDLASPRPCQRSVSVLSPHQPAQNQESTPLASGPSPFQRAGSVRDRVRKLTSNSPTAARLQDGPTRAALGSQTPTKLLGSSFISTTPAASSNSSSSQGPSDTSSQFKQRGTAQPLAQLRSCPQEEGPKGRSLAARSLENRARGPVACSEEPSTQLPVAIGIAEPGSSMKTTFTIEIKDGRGQASTGRVLLPTGNQRAELTLGLRAPSTLLSTSSGAKSTITHVSSPGTLSRLGSVTHVTTFSHASPGSRGGCSIKAAEDAGTPVAHPPAFSTRRCSSAGPTHSSSLMEPEPAEPPSAAVKTANGAEQTRVDKVPEGRSPLSAEDLMAIEDEGVLDKMLDQATDFEERKLIRAALRELRQRKRDQREKERERRLQEARARPGEARSNTATETTTRHSQRAADGSTVSTVTKTERLVHSNDGTRTARTTTVESSFVRRSENGSGSTTVQTKTFSSSSSSKKMGSIFDREDQASPRPGSLAALEKRQAEKKKELMKAQSLPKTSASQARKAMIEKLEKEGATGSPGGPRAAVQRSTSFGVPNANSIKQMLLDWCRAKTRGYEHVDIQNFSSSWSDGMAFCALVHNFFPEAFDYGQLSPQNRRQNFEVAFSSAEMLVDCVPLVEVEDMMIMGKKPDPKCVFTYVQSLYNHLRRHELRLRGKNV